A portion of the Sabethes cyaneus chromosome 3, idSabCyanKW18_F2, whole genome shotgun sequence genome contains these proteins:
- the LOC128743502 gene encoding uncharacterized protein LOC128743502, translated as MSSDNSTSGDESGIYFGTPTIGEIKRYWQRMQNQPLNQPDLLPDSTDESSFELDDSFHAMIEKKKQQLIKSKEESKLSEDISSVSQFTGGGGDTTTRFMGDDSIVEPDSMFKVTDESFLEMEKLCSMDQSKLFVGQCSLQQAEEERNSEQTEGNSPSGQPTESEQCEINATIGASDETQLDDIEEPSCMWEQSIIQNNFAGKALSPVKRVHMLRPSTIIEEPTTINETTITGSKNTSLESYISAKQTLNGSDNGSVVTGSEVYRTAEEGNETKSTVNSTIDASIGFDITANKTSLELKNPINEITVVDDESEDEPENQSDGIIVLSSSESEPEQEENEKETMQKEEPKFKACDTFENSADLQENSLCGEDVDTENDVGSVSLDAIPDHFNDTLEEMDFMMRQGMKIMQQQKTQKQHQFHDQTSSAKSGLKKKLATPQQISPFTPANNDRYLKPKQQTSSCKQTLFSTSANKIYSGQKATPSTAVESSSGGTFKKPALSRFPLPKSAKKFDHIVSPIGTYINRTPHTTLQSQIFIAKSNLIDVLHSNPENRESTASSKENHSISAKVDPSTYSSSLPRKGVVSSRGAHVLDERHVVRIPGGEKVQKLLHNSPTMVIRHEGRLKYQREPQLTDESIADDSLADLSMISGDVSVRVLKDVRRF; from the exons ATGTCCAGCGATAATTCTACGAGCGGTGACGAGTCAGGGATTTATTTCGGGACTCCCACAATTGGCGAGATAAAACGTTATTGGCAGAGAATGCA AAATCAACCACTGAATCAGCCAGATTTATTACCGGACTCTACCGATGAATCGTCTTTTGAATTAGACGACAGCTTTCATGCAATGATTGAAAAGAAGAAACAACAGTTGATAAAATCGAAAGAGGAATCTAAATTGTCGGAAGACATTTCATCTGTTTCGCAGTTTACCGGTGGTGGCGGCGATACTACCACTAGATTTATGGGTGATGATTCAATCGTTGAACCGGACTCAATGTTTAAAGTTACAGATGAAAGTTTTCTTGAAATGGAGAAGCTATGTTCAATGGATCAGAGCAAACTGTTCGTTGGCCAATGTTCACTGCAGCAAGCTGAAGAAGAACGTAATTCTGAACAAACGGAAGGCAATTCTCCCAGTGGTCAGCCTACAG AATCCGAGCAATGTGAGATTAATGCAACTATCGGTGCTTCTGATGAAACTCAACTAGATGACATTGAAGAACCTTCGTGTATGTGGGAACAGTCTATTATACAAAACAACTTTGCAGGCAAAGCTCTTTCCCCTGTTAAACGAGTACACATGCTGAGACCATCCACGATTATAGAAGAACCAACTACTATTAACGAGACAACGATTACCGGTTCCAAGAATACATCGTTAGAAAGCTACATTTCAGCGAAACAGACTTTAAATGGAAGCGATAATGGTTCTGTTGTTACGGGAAGTGAAGTATATCGAACAGCGGAAGAAGGAAATGAAACTAAATCTACAGTTAACAGTACAATAGATGCCTCTATTGGATTTGATATAACAGCAAATAAGACTAGCTTGGAGTTAAAAAATCCCATAAATGAAATAACAGTCGTGGATGATGAATCTGAAGACGAACCAGAAAATCAATCAGACGGCATTATTGTGCTTAGTTCTAGCGAAAGCGAACCAGAACAGgaagaaaacgaaaaggaaacTATGCAAAAAGAAGAGCCAAAGTTTAAAGCGTGCGATACGTTCGAAAACAGCGCGGATTTACAAGAAAACTCTCTTTGTGGCGAGGATGTCGATACGGAAAATGATGTTGGTTCAGTTTCTTTGGATGCTATTCCGGATCATTTCAATGATACTTTGGAAGAAATGGATTTTATGATGCGACAAGGAATGAAGATAATGCAACAGCAAAAAACTCAGAAGCAACACCAATTTCATGACCAAACTAGCTCTGCAAAATCCGGTCTTAAGAAAAAGTTGGCAACGCCTCAGCAAATAAGTCCATTCACACCTGCAAACAATGATCGGTATTTAAAACCCAAACAACAAACGTCTTCTTGTAAGCAAACTCTCTTTTCCACTAGCGCAAACAAGATCTATTCTGGCCAGAAAGCAACACCGTCCACTGCAGTAGAGTCGAGTAGTGGTGGAACGTTTAAAAAACCTGCGCTAAGCCGTTTTCCATTGCCAAAATCTGCTAAAAAATTTGACCATATCGTCTCACCGATTGGAACCTATATCAATCGCACTCCACATACGACATTGCAATCACAAATTTTTATTGCCAAATCAAATTTAATCGATGTACTGCACAGTAACCCGGAAAATCGGGAAAGTACAGCAAGTAGTAAGGAAAACCATTCCATTTCTGCCAAAGTTGATCCTTCCACGTATAGCTCATCACTTCCTAGGAAGGGAGTTGTTAGCTCTCGTGGAGCTCATGTGCTTGATGAGAGACATGTCGTACGCATTCCGGGTGGAGAAAAGGTACAGAAATTGCTCCACAATTCACCAACGATGGTCATTCGCCATGAGGGTCGATTGAAATATCAGCGAGAGCCGCAGTTAACGGATGAAAGCATAGCGGATGATAGCCTTGCCGATTTGTCAATGATTTCTGGTGATGTAAGTGTCAGGGTGCTGAAGGATGTACGGCGATTCTAG
- the LOC128742814 gene encoding hydroxymethylglutaryl-CoA lyase, mitochondrial, whose product MFQILRHSLRSSFIRDYTTSIAQPTAVRIVEVGPRDGLQNEPTLLPAETKIEFINALSETGLRSIEVTSFVSSKWVPQMGDNAEVLKGINKLPGINYPVLTPNLKGFQAAVKAGAEEVAVFGAASESFTRKNVNCSIAESLTRFQDVVDAAKEAKVKVRGYVSTVVGCPYEGKIKPSAVVRVVDKLLEMGCYEISLGDTIGVGTPGNFSEMLREVTKIAPINMLAVHCHDTYGQALPNILTSLEFGVAVIDASVSGLGGCPYARGASGNAATEDVIYMLHGLGIDTGIDLAKLVNVGKFICEKLGRQSESKVNRAMRKTNPNARG is encoded by the exons aTGTTCCAAATACTGCGTCATTCACTGCGTTCGTCTTTCATCAGAGATTACACAACG AGCATCGCGCAACCTACCGCCGTGCGTATCGTGGAGGTTGGGCCCCGAGATGGGCTTCAAAATGAGCCGACACTTTTACCGGCAGAAACGaaaattgaatttattaatgcCCTGTCGGAAACCGGACTACGTTCGATTGAGGTAACGAGTTTCGTAAGCTCAAAATGGGTACCTCAAATGGGTGATAATGCAGAAGTATTGAAAGGTATCAATAAATTACCGGGCATCAATTATCCGGTTTTGACACCAAACTTGAAAGGATTTCAAGCTGCC GTAAAAGCTGGCGCAGAAGAAGTAGCTGTTTTTGGGGCTGCGTCCGAAAGTTTCACTAGGAAAAATGTTAATTGTTCTATCGCTGAAAGTCTAACTCGATTCCAGGACGTTGTGGATGCAGCTAAGGAAGCAAAAGTAAAAGTTAGAGGATACGTCTCAACTGTTGTGG GTTGCCCATATGAAGGAAAAATCAAGCCGTCGGCTGTGGTTCGTGTAGTTGATAAATTGTTGGAAATGGGCTGCTATGAAATCTCCCTTGGTGATACAATTGGCGTTGGGACACCCGGAAACTTTTCAGAAATGTTGCGTGAAGTTACCAAAATCGCACCGATCAACATGCTAGCCGTCCATTGCCACGATACTTACGGACAGGCGTTACCGAACATTTTGACATCACTAGAGTTCGGAGTAGCCGTAATTGATGCATCTGTATCTGGCCTTGGCGGATGTCCTTACGCTAGAGGCGCATCGGGCAATGCAGCAACGGAAGATGTAATTTATATGTTGCATGGACTGGGAATCGACACGGGTATTGATCTAGCAAAGCTAGTTAATGTTGGGAAGTTTATCTGCGAAAAACTTGGACGACAGTCCGAATCGAAGGTCAATCGCGCCATGAGAAAAACTAATCCTAATGCCAGAGGGTAA